CAGGGGTGCAGCCTGGCCTGCCCCGGGTGCTTCAACCCCGAACTCCGGGCCCGAGAGGCCCGGCGGCTCCTCTCCGCTGCCGAGCTCGCGCAGGAAGCGCTGGAGGCCCTGCCGTGGGAGGGGGTAACGCTCTCGGGCGGAGAACCCTTCGATCAGGCGGCGGACCTCGCCGCGTTTCTCGAGGGCCTGGGCAGCGCCCGGGATCCCTTCCCGGTCATCGCTTTTTCGGGCCACGCCCTGGAAGAGCTCTGGGACGGGCCCGCCCCCCGCCGAGAGCTCCTGGCGCGGATCGACCTTCTCGTGGAGGGGCCCTACCTGGCCGAGAGGTCCGCAGCGCTGCCCCTTCGCGGTTCGGCCAACCAGCGCCTCGTGGCGCTGACTCCCCGGGGGCTCGCCCAACGGGCCCGCGTCGCCGCCGAAGCCCGCCGGAGCGGGGTCTCGGTGGTCGTGGGTGCGGACGGCACCGTCGTCCTCAGCGGTTTTCCTCCAGAGGCGCTGGTGGAGCGCCTGGGGAGGCGGCTGGAGCCGTGAATCGGGTCACCCGGAGTCGAAAGGACCCAGGGGACCAACAGGACTTCAAGGGCCGACGGGATGGCGCCAGGCCGTCACCCGTCACGGTCCCCATCCCACCGGGCCCCCGAAGGCCTCCGCCGCCTCGGCGAGGAGCTCGGCCTCCCGGCCCCGATACTTGGGCGAGAAGTGGAAGATCCGCAGCTCTCCCGCGCCGGCCCTGCGGGCGAGCTCTCCGGCCTGGGCGGCGGTGAGGTGGTAGCGCTCCCGGGCCCGGGCGCCGTCGCGGGAGAGGAAGGCCGCCTCGCAGTAGAGGACGTGGGCTCCTCGGCACAGGGCCGCTGCCCGCCCGGCGCCCTCGGCGTTCCAGAGGCAGTCGGCCACGTAGGCGAGCTTCTGCCCCTCGGTGCGCAGGACCGCCCCGGCGGCCTCCAGGGTACCGAGGGACCCGTGGCCCCCTCCCGGCAGGGGGATGGGAGTCTGGGGAGGCTCGCCGGCCTGCACCGCCTCCTTGAGGCGGCGCACCCAGGGGCCCGGAGCCAGGCCCAGGGCCTCCAGGGCGGGGCGCGAGACGTTGACGTGGACCGGCTCTTCCAGGGCAAAGGCGAGACTCGGCACCTGGTGGTCGAGCTCCGCAGCCCAGACCGCGAAGGCGGGCTCCCCGTGAACCCTCCGTACGCCCGGGGCGGTGGGGGCTTCGGGCAGGGGCACCTCGGCGCCTTCACGGCGCGGAAACCCCTCCTGGCAGGGGAAGGTCCACAGGCGGGCCTGCGCTGCGGCCGCGCTCCACTCCAGCGCCTCCAGGACAAAGGGGGCCTCGTAGGACCCCACCAGGTTCCAGGTGTAGCCCCGGAGCTTGCCTTCCACCCGGTCGGCGATGCCCGGAGGGCCCACCACCCGGAAGGTCCGCGCCCGCCCCAGGCTGTAGCGCACCACCGTGTCGAGGCCGCAGAAGTGGTCCATGTGGGCGTGGGTGACGAACGCGTGGGTCGCCCGGAGCACCGGGCGGGCGGGCAGGCCGTGGAGATCCCCCAGGTCCAGGAAGAGGCTGCGTCCCTGGCCCAGGAGCCGGACCAGGAGGGCCGGATCCCCGAAGGGACCGTTCAGGAGGCGGGGGTGGAAGGTAGGTCGCACGGCGCGGGCCGGAAACGGCGGGTGCCCACCCGCACGGAGAGGGCTCCGGTGGGGCAGCGCTCCCGGGCGCATCCGAAGCACCGAAGACACGCGGCGCTCCGGCCGTGGCGCCGGGGGTCGACCTCCAGCTCGCACCCCTCTGCGCAGGCCCGGCAGTCGCGGCACAGGGCGGGATCCCACTCCACCCCGACCAGGCTCCAGCGGTTGAACAGGCCGTAGATCGCCCCCAGGGGGCAAAGGGTGCGGCAGTAGGGGCGGTAGCTCGCCACGGCCCAGGTGAGCACGGCGGCGAGCAGCACGAGCTTCCAGGCGAAGAGCGGCCCCACCTGCTCCCGCAGGGCGGGCATGATCCAGAAGAGCCCCGCGGCCTCCAGGGTGCCGGCCGGGCACACGAGCCGGCAAAACCACGCTTCCCCGTAGCCCAGGGAACTGGTGAGCGCCAGGGGCAGGAAGAGCACGAGGATGCCCAGCGCGGCGTAGCGCAGCGCCCCCATCCAGCGGGGGACCGGGATCTTCGCCGAGGGAACCCGGTGGAGCCCGTCCTGGAGCAGACCGAAGGGGCAGAGCCACCCGCAGGGGAAGCGCCCGGACAGCAGGCCCACGGCGATCAGGAAACCGGCGACGTAGAAGCCCAGCCGGTAGGTGCCCCAGCGCACGGCCGGGCGCACCGCTCCTACGAAGTGCTGGAGCGCCCCCAGGGGACACGAGAGCACCGCGGCGGGGCAGGAGTAGCAGTTGAGCCCCGGGGTGCACAGGTACTTGAGGCGGCCCTGGTAGAGGGTTCCGGTCCAGGGAAACGCGAGATACGCGTTCTGGAGGAGGGCCGAGGCGGCCTGGACCCAGCGGCGCAGCACGGCTCCTAGCCCACCCCCAGGCACGAGAGGCACACGCTCACCGCGTTGAAGAACACCTGGAAGGGCTCCCCCAGCAGGATTCCCGCCCCCAGGAGGGCGAGCGCGCCGGCGAAAGCGGCCGCCCACGCTTTCGGGATGCCCACCCAGAGTTCCTCCCGGCGCTGTCCTCGCCTCACGGCGTCTCGACCCTCCGGGGCGCCACCGCCACGTCGAAGGGCACCGTGTACACCGTCTCGCCCCGTTGGAACTGGGCGTACATCCGGTAGCGCCCGGGGTCGGGGAAGGTGTGCTCGAAGTAGATCTTCGGACCCCCGTAGTTGGGAACGGGTTGCAGGCCCGCAAAGGGGGCGAACTCCGGCCCGCCTCCGTGGTTGTGGGCCGAGGCGCTCGCCCGCTCCCGGAAGATGGCCAGGTGCGCGAGCGCCCCCAGGTACGGGCGCAGGTCCTCCACCGGCCGGCCGTTGGCGGAGAGCTCCAGGGTGCCCACGGCCATGCGGCCCGCCTCGACCTGCCAGGGGGTCGTGATGAGCCGCACCTCCAGGCCGTCCGCCGACCGCTGCGGGCGCAGGCGCCAAGCGGTGGGACTTTGGGGCGGCCCCTCCACCCGGAGCTCCAGGTCCTTGTGCACCCCCATCATGGCGTCCACCGCGTCCAGGGCCAGGAGGTAGCGGCCGCCCATGCCGAAGGTGACCCGGAACGAGAACCGGCCCTCGTGGAGGGCGTGCTCGTCCAGGAGGCCGGCGTCCTCGGCGTGGAGGTGGTGGAACTCCTCGAGGTTCTCGCTCACGAGCAGGAAGTGGGCCAGGCGCTCGTGGTGCACCTGGAGG
This region of Thermodesulfobacteriota bacterium genomic DNA includes:
- a CDS encoding 4Fe-4S binding protein, translating into MLRRWVQAASALLQNAYLAFPWTGTLYQGRLKYLCTPGLNCYSCPAAVLSCPLGALQHFVGAVRPAVRWGTYRLGFYVAGFLIAVGLLSGRFPCGWLCPFGLLQDGLHRVPSAKIPVPRWMGALRYAALGILVLFLPLALTSSLGYGEAWFCRLVCPAGTLEAAGLFWIMPALREQVGPLFAWKLVLLAAVLTWAVASYRPYCRTLCPLGAIYGLFNRWSLVGVEWDPALCRDCRACAEGCELEVDPRRHGRSAACLRCFGCARERCPTGALSVRVGTRRFRPAPCDLPSTPAS
- a CDS encoding thioredoxin codes for the protein MRRGQRREELWVGIPKAWAAAFAGALALLGAGILLGEPFQVFFNAVSVCLSCLGVG
- a CDS encoding 4Fe-4S single cluster domain-containing protein, with the translated sequence MLNIAHACVTEAVNGPGRRFTVWVQGCSLACPGCFNPELRAREARRLLSAAELAQEALEALPWEGVTLSGGEPFDQAADLAAFLEGLGSARDPFPVIAFSGHALEELWDGPAPRRELLARIDLLVEGPYLAERSAALPLRGSANQRLVALTPRGLAQRARVAAEARRSGVSVVVGADGTVVLSGFPPEALVERLGRRLEP
- a CDS encoding ribonuclease Z, giving the protein MRPTFHPRLLNGPFGDPALLVRLLGQGRSLFLDLGDLHGLPARPVLRATHAFVTHAHMDHFCGLDTVVRYSLGRARTFRVVGPPGIADRVEGKLRGYTWNLVGSYEAPFVLEALEWSAAAAQARLWTFPCQEGFPRREGAEVPLPEAPTAPGVRRVHGEPAFAVWAAELDHQVPSLAFALEEPVHVNVSRPALEALGLAPGPWVRRLKEAVQAGEPPQTPIPLPGGGHGSLGTLEAAGAVLRTEGQKLAYVADCLWNAEGAGRAAALCRGAHVLYCEAAFLSRDGARARERYHLTAAQAGELARRAGAGELRIFHFSPKYRGREAELLAEAAEAFGGPVGWGP